A genome region from Eurosta solidaginis isolate ZX-2024a chromosome 2, ASM4086904v1, whole genome shotgun sequence includes the following:
- the LOC137240501 gene encoding phosphatidylinositol 3,4,5-trisphosphate 3-phosphatase cnrN-like, whose amino-acid sequence MQWKMLCHNSNNNSNSNCYKHKNCCSVSNANSNLLCASTVAHVTASALAPKQRSSSYKKYRRAKSPDDGYYNTDISKDNNNAHFNTNAANNRPSDNAKPSNSLTTAALQHTPSKAPYLDGAQSANARLGIRNRRKSWWTSSSSLRLPSWSGICNSTLGLSLSIVLLFRLVSVVSGLAVGVDTTNVNATDLGSPGGYSRTYYILYVYAFSNFLL is encoded by the coding sequence ATGCAATGGAAAATGTTGTGtcacaacagcaacaataacagcAATAGCAATTGCTATAAGCATAAAAATTGTTGCAGCGTAAGTAACGCAAACTCTAATTTGCTGTGCGCATCAACGGTCGCGCATGTCACGGCGTCCGCATTAGCGCCAAAGCAGCGCAGTAGCAGTTATAAGAAGTATCGGCGCGCGAAATCGCCTGATGATGGCTACTACAACACGGATATCAGCAAGGACAACAACAACGCGCACTTCAACACAAATGCAGCTAATAACCGGCCTAGTGACAATGCAAAACCCTCAAACTCACTTACAACTGCAGCGCTTCAGCATACGCCCTCAAAAGCGCCTTATTTAGATGGCGCGCAAAGCGCCAATGCCAGACTGGGTATTAGAAATCGGCGTAAAAGTTGGTGGACATCATCGTCGTCGTTACGTTTACCATCATGGTCTGGCATTTGCAACAGCACTTTGGGCTTATCGCTAAGCATCGTATTGTTGTTTCGGCTGGTAAGCGTTGTTAGCGGCTTAGCCGTAGGCGTCGACACCACAAATGTGAATGCAACGGATTTGGGTAGTCCCGGTGGGTATTCAAGaacttattatattttatatgttTACGCATTTAGTAATTTCTTGttatag